The genomic DNA AAGTCCTAAGGAAGAGTAGGAAGGGAATTTATTATGGCAATATGCATGGAGGCTAAGAGAAATGGTCATTTTCACTAGAATAAAACAAATCCAGGGTGCTGGGCTAGCAAAAAGTCTGCAAGGCAGATGCTGTGCACATTCCAGAATATAGTCCCAGGCTATAATAAGGAGTAAGAAACAGAAGACCTACAGGGCAAAAGTAAAAATCCAAACCAGATACTTagttatatattttattttaaaaacaggaaacaaCCACATTAATAAGCATATAAAACCCATCCGAAATACTCACAatgctgttacagaaaaagaaaataagaaagagatACCATGTGAGAAAGACCTACACATTTCTGTCCAAGCCAACACACATCTCTGATGCAAAGTACAGAATGCTCTTATGCACAGCTGTAGGGGGCATTTCCTAACATATTCCTAACAAATATCATGTCTGGAAGTGCTGAAGAGTCAGAGGAAGGGCACAGAAATCCATATAAAATGAACCAAAATATGGAAGTTGGGGAAGAAGTGGTAATACTTCTAAGAATAAACATTTGGCATGAAAGCCTGATAGAAAGCTAAGGAAAACTGGATGCAATAGGATTGCCTTGTGCAAAGCTAGGGTATTTAAAATGAAGTCACAAGTAGTATTTCACAACAGCAAGTTTCACTGATATTTGCAACTGTTTCTCATTAGGGAAGGTAGAGAAATGTCATCACAAGTTACTGAAAATGCCAGATACACAGCCCCAGAATATACATCGATGGGAACTTCTCTGACCTGCTCTGAAACAGTATGCTATCAAAAAAGCTTGGGCTATCCATGCTACGACGATTTTGCTGCCATTCCTGCCTTTGAGCCTTTAGTCCTTTTACCTACCTTGGAATCTGTGGGCCTGTTCCTCTTCTAGGATATCCAGTGATGGACTCCAGCATTAGTTTGCAGGTAGACCTGAGTTCTATCAAGTCCAAAAACACAGATCAGATCTTAAGAGTAGTTTAAGTTGGACCTACCTCTGTGTGACCTTTAGATAGCTTGTGCAGATCTGGACAGACATGGGCCTGGAGTCTCCCTCAACAGAGTGCTGCAGTCAGTGAAGCAAACTCCCACCCCTTGATTGCAAGTGTATCGTATGTGCTACTTTCTGCCTTCCTGAACTGCGCTAACCTGGCAGCAAGGGTAGGTGTATACACACTCCAGATTGCCTAGCAGTATGACAAGCAGGGATACTGACACTTACTGATGTACAATTAATGTCTGCCATATCCCTTTCAACAGAGGCACTATTACAGAGCTGTAACACATCTACACAGCGTGCCGCACACCGGTGAGCATCACAACAACATCATGCAGATCTTCCAGAGAGGACATAGTAGGCAAAAACATTTGGCCTGCAACCAAACAGTGGACTGAGCCCTACAGACCTTTCACACTGCTAAGCTAGCAAGTTCCAGTATCTCTGGTCTCTAGTCCTGCATCTCTACCTTTATGATCTTACACACACCATAACTGACCATGCCCGTTTCCAGAAGGGTTATGCTACATGCCTCTTAATATTTATAAGAATTGCtaagaaaatagttttggaaaaataattttgaatctCACACACCTTTAAGTAACAATCTGCAAACTTTCAGACTTCTGACCTCCTAGAatgcagcagagaagcaaaaaaaaaacaaacaaaaccaaaacaaagagaagacaGGTAAAGTTACTTTCTGGTTTACCATCACCACCCTCAATCATCCTATACAATGCTGAGCCGTGACTGAAAATAAACTAACAACACCCATTTGCTGCAATACCACACTTTCCAATCAACACCTGggaacagtatttaaaattgcCACCCATAAAATCCCAAACAACAGAGATTTTAGTGGAAAAACAGACATACCTCTTCTCACTAGTATGCAattctttgaatttctttccAGAGGGCACAAATAACTTAAAGGGATGTGCATAATTGGGCCTGTTGTACCCATCATCCAAAATGCCCAATCTCCTGTTTCATATCACATTTCTCCTTTACAGTCTTATTGCACCTCAAGTCTACAGCATCTTTTGTTAAATTAGCTATTTCTCATAAACATCTTCAACTTTTTGTCTGTACATTTTTGtacaccattaaaaaaataaacatttacaaagtgacatacaaataaataaacttaAGTAAAAGTATGCTTTCAGTCTGTctatacaaaaaaataagacagcaggaaaaaatatgcatgtaaCTTGGTCCCCTTTTTCCTGAGGCTGAAAAAAAGTGCACACTGGACAGGAAAAAGCAAGGAGATGGCTTTTTGGTAGGCTTCTTAAATTCCAGTGTAACACAGCAGACACTCACACAGGTAGACTCAAAAGGGCTGGGGACTTGTTTAGTGGGTCCCTTCAACTCACTACAAAAATAGTAATCAGATTCAAATACATAACCGTCAAATACATAGCTGTCACTGCGTGCCTAAGTATGTTAACCCCAAATAGCAATTATagatgagaaaaatcaaaaatattgCCAACTCTTCTCTGTCACAAACATCAGGAGAACAGAGAAGATGAGATTACTTTTGCAAATGCCAGGTGCCTTCCAGTACTTGAAAATGTGATCACCCATATCAGATTTGCTTAATGCTGGTAAGCCTGGCAGAATGGGCGAGTATGTGggtgcaaagaagaaaatagcagcaactggggggtggggggagtgagaAATGTCCCAGTTCTCatggttttctttgcttattcCTTTTTAATGAGTCTTTAAGCATGTAAGAGTCAAAGAAGTGGTGTTTCATGAATCTTAGGCAACGTCTTTGTCGGGCTGTATGCTGTTCAGCTCCACCATGGGGTTCTTCTCTACAGGCGATGTGGGGCTGGCTTCTGCTCGTCCTTCAAAGCCCCTGGAGATGTCTTCAAAAGTCCTGCCCTTGGTCTCTGGCACTTTGAAGAATGTGAAGACAAAGAAGATGAccaggaaaacaaggaagatgAGGAAGACATAGGAGCCACATAGTCTCTGCAGGGAGGACAAAAGCAGGAGGTTTTGAGAAGCTCATAAACCTAAATGCAAGGTCATTTGCTGTTGACAGGTCAAAATTCTAACACCTTCCTCCAACAATGCCTTACTGACTTTTTCTCaacacagcattattttttttaattgaaatcgGGCTCCTGTGGGTGATCAAAATTGATGCTTTTACAGGGAAATCCTTAATGCACTACTTAAGATAGCTCTTCCTACTATTTGTAAGCTCCAAGCAGTTGAGACAACAGAATATAAGATGAGTGACAACACTCAGCCTTCGGTAACAATCAGAACACAGTATCAGGAGCCTCTGGAAGACTGACCAGACTGCTCAAAGCAGGGACAACTTCAAGGAGAGATTAGGTTGTTTAGGGTCATACAGTCATGTTTTGAAGTCTCCGAGGATGGAGACTCTACAACCACTCTGGATACCTATTCCAATGCTGCAGCACTCTCAGTGCTTTGCAAACTGGATCCTTACCTCTGCATAAGGGAAGAGCATTCCCACCAAGAAATTAGAGGTCCAGTTGGAACAACCAGCCACTGCCATGGCTGCAGGCCGTGGGCCCTGACTGAAGAGCTCTGCCACAATGAACCACGGGATAGGGCCAGGGCCAATCTCAAAGAGAGCCACAAAGCCGAAAGTGGCAACAATGCTGATGTATCTGATCCACTCCACAACATCCTGCAAGGGAACAAAACACGATCAGCTGCAGTTTGAGGCAAACCTGGCACTGCACAATGCCATCTCCAGTGTCACAGCTTTCCCAGCTGCACTGTGAATACTGTGGCACTGTTTCCATATTTAGGACTCTCCACTGCACACTCTACTCTAGCCCCAGCAGTACCTGCCTACAGGGCAGAATCACAGGGCAAGGCAGATGTATAGTCCTGTAGGTCGCCTGCTGGGTTTCAGGGTGGACGGGAACACCAATTACTCACCTTCAGAGCTAAAGCAACAGTCATAAGAACAGCGCACACAGCCATGCCACCCAAACCAATTAAATGGAGGGTCCTGCGCCCCGCACGCTCCACCAGGAACAGCTAGAAACatgacaggagagaaaaatatccATGACTTCAGCAACAAAGCCAGAAGCGGCTCCCTTGCTCAGTGTGCCCTGCACCTCTTTCTTTTATCTGCCTGTAGCTCTCTGTGCCAGTGGTGATCTCAGTGCAggtgcccaggctgctccaTTCTAGGCCCAAGTTTTTCCTCTGTAGTTCTCACTACTGCCTTCTCTCATCattctttttccccctgcactcctttcccccccccacTTTCTTCTAAAAGCGTAACACCCCTAcccctttctcccctcctctcctcccacaaTCCTTTCAATGCACTCTTTGCTCTTGAAGGCCATTGCCTAGTCCAATACTTTGCCACAACGTGACTGAAGACAAGTAGCCAGATCTCCCACAAAAGCCCGGGCAGACAAGTTACCTCTCACCATAAGGCCCTGTTCCACTTACCGAAATAACAGTGAAGACTGTGTTTACCACACCAGCTCCAATAGTGGCATAGACAGGCTGTGTGATACCAGCTCTTTCAAAAATCCCTGTAGAGTAATAGAATACCtgggaagagaagcaaaagTTAGACACCATCACAACTCCAGCATTTGAAAGCATGTACCTTATTCTCTGCCTAATGGCTTGCAAGCCCAACAGGGAGTTTCTAAGAAGCACTCAACAGTATAGAACAGCATCCTTCTGGTCAAGGTTCATTCACTTTATGCAAGACTGCAATGCCTTGCCAGGGCATGCAGGGGGAAAATTGAAAGCAAATATAATCTCCACATTCCATTTTAGCAATCTCTGCAATACCACAAAAGTAACCCTCAGTCAAGGTACATGACAACGTGCTTCTGGAAGCACAGTTCTCTCAACATTAGTGGCAAGTGCAAGCATAGCCAGAGATAATAAGGGAGGCTCAGCACACGGAACAGGAAAGGAACTCACAGCATTGATGCCTGAGAGCTGTtgggagagctgcagcatgATGGCAATGGTAATGGCTTGACGGTAGTTTGGAGAACGGAAGAGCTCTGGCacagttgctttcttttcctgagacATTTTAGCACTCTCTTCTTTCATCTCCAAGATGTCCTGAGACACATCTTGTGTACCACGGAGCTTCTGAAGAACTGGAGGAAAGAATCAAAAAATGCCAGGTATAATAGACCCACAGCCAGTAGGTTctgccctgcctcccctgctgccctgctgtttCAGGGAGGGCACACTGGGAACACTGGGCCACCACCTGCCAGTATTTGGGCCTGCTACACAGGAAAGACTGAACCTCTTTCTCAGCCTTGTGCTGTGATCAGCAAGGAAACCAGGCCCAGTTCTTGCTCATGTTGCTTGAGCTccacactattttttttttttctccgtACACACACTTGCCAGAGCTGACTCCAGCCCTCTGCGGTAGCAAAGGGAAACGCCCTCCAAGCTCCTTGTTAATTGTCAGCCTGTTTCCCACCTTTCAGGAGGAGCTGacagagctccagcagctggcccTGCTACATCCCACCAGGCCAGGCACCACCACTCCTCCTGTCTTAACCCCACCTGGAGTCTCTGTTGGGATGCCAGGTTTCCCACACTTCCTGGCACTGATGCAACCTCAAGGATGGCGGGCCAGGATGGTAGGCCTGGTGCCCTCTGGGAGTCACACCCCGATCCACCACAGGCTCCAGGCTCAGTCCTGGCCTCCCACTCAAGTTCAGCGCAGGCTGGGAGCCAGAATCCAGCCCTGCCCCTTCAGGGATGAGTTCTTACCTGCTTgtgctttctcttcctccatCTTGTTGATCAATAGGAAACGGGGGCTCTCAGGGCAGAAAAGAAGAGCCACACACTGCAGGATTGCTGGGAGGACCGTAAACCCCAGAAGCAGTGGCCAAAGTTCTTCAGTCCCCATGATTGCTTCCAGGCCAAAGACCTACACAAAGAATTGGAGAGAAAGAATGATTTTAACACTCCAATCCCTCACCCCCACATCAGGCAGGATGACAGGCCCACATACCGCACCCGACAGCGAGTGTGGCCCCCCTtgcccctcccctgccctcctttCCCCCCCGAGGGCAGGATCAGGTTGTGTCAAGCTTACCTGGGCCACCAGGATGCCCACAACAATTCCCAGCTGGTTGAGGGTGCCAAAGGCTCCACGGAGGCTGGTGGGTGAGACCTCACTGATGTACATGGGCACAAAGCCAGTGCAGAGACCACAGAAGAGGCCAATAATGAAGCGGCCAATAATCAGCATCTCCACTGCCTTTGCCAGCTTGGAGAAGGCCATGAGAGTGCCACCAGCAAAGGCCAAGATGTTCACCAGTAGCATGGAGTTCCTCCTGCCAGGGTGAACATGTGAAGACTGAGCTTAAACCGGCAAAACAGTGGGAAGTTTACTGCAAGAGGGGTAAAAATACTCATGATACCCATGATGCCCCACCTCAGGGGTGTGAGGAAAACACGGTAATTCCCCTTCAGCTCCCACCTTGGCCCACAACCCTTTCCTTTTGCAGCCCACACAATTCTTGCTGCcaccttctcctttcctctcacCTGTGCCCTCTTCCTCCCAACACTCCCCTGTCCATAGGAAAAATTCCCTCATGACTTGGATCCCTCTTCCCAACTTACCTGCCAAATCTGTTGACAAACAGGCTGACTGAGAAGGAGCCAATCATACCTCCTACTGAGAAGATGGCCACAGAAAGGGACCACAGAGAGGTGAGGAGCTCTGGAGAGACAACATCCCCAGTCCGTTCTGATAGGGTTCTGTTGAAGAATCTCTGGATTATCTGCAGGAGGAATCAGGTAGGGACATAGTTACAGTCAAGTGAGAGGCATTCTGAActggagagaggggagatgaCTTTTGAggtcttctttctgttttcatggagGCAAGAAGCAAGGGCAGACCCTAAAAATTGAGTAGGCAGCAACAAGTCATGCAAGGGGAAGACAAGGGTGCAGAAAGAGGAACTTTCATTGTTCATGAACAGTGGACAGGTAGCAGTATGATGAGGGAGAAATTGCTTCACTGAATGTGGAGGGGTAGGCCAGTGTTTATTAAGGAACAGGCTTATCTTCTGCATGTTTATGGATGTGAGTCACTGGTGCTGCTTGGGAGGGGGTGTGAGACAGCTGGAAGCAAAAGAGAGCAAGAAAATGCGACCACAGAATGGAAAGGAACATTTCTGCTGACAACACCACAActctggcagcagggatgggctTTCTGGGAT from Falco rusticolus isolate bFalRus1 chromosome 5, bFalRus1.pri, whole genome shotgun sequence includes the following:
- the LOC119148866 gene encoding solute carrier family 2, facilitated glucose transporter member 3 translates to MDTKKKITVPLIYAVSIAAIGSLQFGYNTGVINAPEKIIQRFFNRTLSERTGDVVSPELLTSLWSLSVAIFSVGGMIGSFSVSLFVNRFGRRNSMLLVNILAFAGGTLMAFSKLAKAVEMLIIGRFIIGLFCGLCTGFVPMYISEVSPTSLRGAFGTLNQLGIVVGILVAQVFGLEAIMGTEELWPLLLGFTVLPAILQCVALLFCPESPRFLLINKMEEEKAQAVLQKLRGTQDVSQDILEMKEESAKMSQEKKATVPELFRSPNYRQAITIAIMLQLSQQLSGINAVFYYSTGIFERAGITQPVYATIGAGVVNTVFTVISLFLVERAGRRTLHLIGLGGMAVCAVLMTVALALKDVVEWIRYISIVATFGFVALFEIGPGPIPWFIVAELFSQGPRPAAMAVAGCSNWTSNFLVGMLFPYAERLCGSYVFLIFLVFLVIFFVFTFFKVPETKGRTFEDISRGFEGRAEASPTSPVEKNPMVELNSIQPDKDVA